The following DNA comes from Halarsenatibacter silvermanii.
TCATCGTCTATCTGGAATTCTTCGTCAATAGCATCAACCGGACAGCTTTCTATGCAGTTTTCACATTCTATGCAGATATCCCTGTCGAGATAAATTTCGACGAGCTCATCGCACTCCAGCGCCGGACAGTGATCTTCTTCGACATGACTTTCATATTCGCCGCGGAAATATTTAAGGGTGGTCAGAACCGGGTTGGGAGCGGTCTGGCCCAGTCCACAGAGAGAGCCGTCTATGATTTTCCGCCCCAGATCATCCAGATCCTGAATATCTTTCTCGGTACCCTCGCCGTTTGTTATTCTCTCTAGCTTTTCCAGCATACGTTTGGTTCCAACCCGACAGAAAGTGCATTTGCCACAGCTTTCTTCGGTGGTAAAGTCGAGGAAATAACGGGCCGTCTCGACCATACAGCGGCCTTCGCTGATGACGATTAAACCGCCGGAACCCATTATTGCTCCCAGCTCGGTCAAGGAATCGTAATCGACCGGTGTGTCGAAATGTTCGGCCGGAATACAGCCGCCGCTGGGGCCGCCTATCTGGACAGCTTTTACACTGCCTTCCTCGGCGCCTCCTATACCGTAAACGACATCATGGATAGATATACCCATCGGCACCTCTACCAGGCCTGAATACTCCAGATCGCCGGCCAGTGCAAATAGCTTGGTGCCGGTGCTGTTCTCGGTCCCCACCTGAGAAAACTGTTCTCCTCCCTCGCGGACAAGCAGGGGGATATTGGAAAAAGTTTCGACATTGTTTATCAGGGTGGGACGCCCCTTAAATCCTTCATCGGTAGGATAGGGCGGGCGGTATCTGGGATTTCCTCTTTTACCCTCCAGCGAATGAATCATCGCTGTCTCTTCACCACAGACAAAAGCTCCAGCCCCTTCTTTAACCGTAATCTCGACCTCCATCCCGTTTAAATTATTGAGCCCTTTTTCCTCGATCTGTTCGATGGCTATATTGAGACGCTCTACCGCCAGCGGATATTCGGCCCGACAATAGATGAAAAGCTGATTGGCGCCGGTGGCATAGGCTCCGATGAGCATGCCCTCTAAAACCTGATGAGGAAGAGATTCCATCAAAGTTCTATCCATGAAAGCTCCTGGATCTCCCTCGTCAGCGTTACAGATCATCACCTTGTCCTTTTCGCCGCTGGAGGCGAGAAAGTCCCATTTCATTCCAGTGGGAAAACCGCCACCTCCCCGGCCTCGCAGGCCGGAAGTTTTAACCTCTTCTACTATTTCTTCTGGTTCCATCTCGAGAGCCTTTTTCAGAGCGGTGAATCCGGAGTTCTCCTCGTATTCCTGAAAAGAAGTGGGATCTATATCACCGGCCAATCCCAGCACGTACTGCTCTTCCCACTCCTGCCTTACAGATGGAGGTTCGAACCTGTTTTCCTCTTCCAGATTAAGCATTTTTTCTATGAACTCTTTCTCGGGCTCTACATCCTCATAAAAAATACTTCCCTCTTCGGTCTCTATCTCCACCAGAGGCTCGGCATAGCAGTGACCGATACAGCCGACCTCTACTATCTCCTCGTCGGGAGCTACCTCTTCAATTTTTTCTTTGACTTCACTGGCACCTGCCGCTATACCGCAGGTGGCCATGCCAACCTTAATTCTCTGAATCATTTTCTGAAGCCTCCCTCTGACGATAATCTTCTATAATATCCAGCGTCTTCTCCCGGGTTAAGTTGCCGTATACTTTGCCGTTGATGCTCATGACAGGCGCAAGACTGCAGCATCCCAGGCAGGCTACAGCTTCCAGAGTGAAGAGTTTTTCATCGTCAGTTTCATCGACATCTATACCCAGTTCATCGCTGAGCCAGCCCATAACCAGGGAAGATCCCTGTATGTGACAGGCGGTGCCGTCGCAAACATGAATTTTATATTTGCCAGGTTTAACTCTTTTGAACTGGGTGTAAAAACTCACCACTCCTTCGACTTCGACGGGAGCCATATCAAATTTCTCACTGATCTCCTCGATCGCTTCGTCAGAAATATAATTGTTCTCACGCTGCTCCTGCTGCAGGGCCTTGATGAGATTGGATTCATCGGCGGCCAGTTCAGCTAATTCAGCCAAAATTACCATCTCCTTTGTCGGATAGTGTTATTCTTCATCATCTTCGACGAGGCCGTCGTAGGGTATGATTTCTTTCAATTCGCCGTGTTCTTCCAAAACCTGTTCCACTTTGCCTTCTGCTTTGTTGAGTTCCTGCTGACAGTGCTGGATCAATTTCATACCGATCGTGAATTTTTCCACAGATTCTTCCAGGGATAACATCTCTCCTTCGAGCTCATTCACGATTTCCTCCAGCTTTTCCAGGGCGTCTTCAAATTTAAGGTCTTCGGACAGATCGTATTCACTTTCATAATCGATGGAAAGCTGTTCGGAAATTCCGGCAGCTGATTCTTTATTATTTTTATCGTTATTCAATAATATCATCTTCCTCTCTAACTTTTTTAACTTCGCTTTCAAGACTGCCCCCGGATAGAAGCGTTTCCAGCCTGTCTCCTTTTTCTACCCGGGAAACCTCTGTGATCGGAGATCCATCTTCCGATCTGGTGATGCTATATCCGCGCGAAAGTATCTTTAAGGGACTTAAATTGTCGAGCTGGCCTGCCAGTCCTGATATCTGATCGCAGCGCTTCTGGAAATAATCGCCCAGTTCCCGGGCAAATCTATGCGTCAGATTGTCCATCTTCTGTTCAGCTGTCGAAAGCATTCTTTCTGGATCCCGCCAGACAGGCCTCTTTTTTATGCTAGCCAGCCTGTTTTCTGCCTCCTTTAATCTTCTCTCCAGAGCGGAGTTCATTCTCTCGCCCAGCCTCTCGAGACTGCCGGAAAGCTCGATATAATCCTGCACGGCCAGTTCCGCTGCGGCAGAAGGGGTGGCAGCCCTGACATCGGCCGCGAAATCAGCTATGGTGAAATCAGTCTCATGGCCTACACCGCTTATGATAGGAATATCTGCCGCGGCAATTTTTCGGGCCAGCTTCTCGCTGTTAAAAGACCAGAGGTCTTCCAAAGATCCACCTCCCCGGCTTATGATGATCAGATCTATTTCATCTCTATTCTCCAGATACTCAATTCCTCTGATCAGCTCAGCTTCAGAGCTTTCACCCTGAACATGAGCTGGGGCAATCAATACTGAAACAGGGCCGAATCTCCTTTTGAGCACGGAGAGAATATCTCTGATCGCCGCGCCGGTGGGAGATGTAACCAGGCCTATTTTGGCCGGCAAAAAAGGCAGTTCCTGTTTTCTTTCTTCAGCAAAAAGACCTTCCTGCTCGAGTTTGTTTTTCAGTTCCAGATATTTCTGGTATAATTCCCCGGCGCCCAGCTTCTCCAGTTTCCTGACGTAAAGCTGATACTCTCCCCGGGGCTCGTAAACATCTACATAACCTGTGGCTTTAACCTGCTGGCCATCCTCAGGCTCGAAATCAAGAGATTTATTGCTGCTTTCAAACATAACTGATTGCAAACGGGAGCTGTCATCCTTCAGCGTGAAATACATATGTCCGGAGGTGTGATGGTGAAAATTGGACAACTCACCCTCGACGACCAGGTGAGACAGAGTTTCGTCGAGGGTGAGCAAATTTTTGATATATGAGGTTACTTCTGAAACGGAATACGCTTTAGACTCCATGATGCTCCCTGGCTTTAACGGTATTATGCATCAGCATGGCTATGGTCATCGGTCCTACGCCTCCGGGAACAGGCGTGATAGGTCCGGCTTTTTCCTTAACTGCTTCGAAGTCTACGTCACCGACCAATTCGCCATCGACCCTGTTTATGCCGACATCGATCACGCAGGCACCTTCCTTGACCATATCTTCAGTTACGAATTCCGGCCTGCCGACAGCGGCGACGAGAATATCGGCCGAGCTGGCTTTGCCGGCCAGATCGTCAGTGCGCGAATGGCAGATTGTTATTGTGGCATTTTTCTCTATCAGTAGATGAGCCACCGGCTTGCCCACGATGTTGCTTCGGCCCAGAATTACGGCATCTTTACCTTCGATATCTATACCCTGTCTCTCGATGAGCTCAATTATACCCTTCGGCGTGCAGGGATCAAACCTCAACTTGTCCTGCTGACCGCTGAAAAGACGTCCGGTGTTTACAGGATGGAATCCGTCCACATCCTTGGCGGGATCGATCGATTCTATGACTTTATGTTCGTCTATATGATCGGGTAAAGGCAGCTGTACCAGAATACCATCGATCTCATCATCGTTGTTGAGATCGTCGATTATACCCAGAAGTTCCTGTTCAGAGATGTCATCCGATACTTCTTTCTTGTCTGAATAAATACCTATCTCTTCTGCCGCTTTATCCTTCATGTTCACATAGGTCTGTGAGGCAGGATTATCTCCGACCAAAACAACCGAGATTCCAGGAACTCTACCTTCCTCTTTTAATTCCTGTACTCTCCCTTTTAGCTCTTCTCTGATGTCGGATGCGATTTGTTTGCCGTCGATGAGTTCGACGTTTGACATATAAAATACCCCCTGTATATTTTTGATATTTTTTTGAGCGGATGCAGTTTGATTATGAGCAGCTGTATTCGTTTGACATAAATGAATTGGCCAAAAAAATATGGCCCTAAAATGATTAATGTCACTTAATTTAATTCTGGTTTTATGTGTTTATTCCTGCCGAAAAAAGCAAATAATTTAGGGAAATTTTCATAAACAGCTCTTGACAATCAGAGGATTATGGTTTAAAATTAAAATTGTGATAAAGAAAAACTAATAAATAGCGTGCTGAAGTGGCGGAACTGGCAGACGCGCATGTTTCAGGGACATGTGGGCGTCAGCCCGTGTGGGTTCGAATCCCACCTTCAGCACCATTTTTTATTTTGTATATATCAACAACGAGAGGGGTTTCCCCTCTTTTTTTATTTGGGTTGAATAAAATTACTAATGCCATACTAATGCCATTAAAAAAACCCGGGTTTGAGCCCGGGGTTTTCGATATTTATTCCATTTTTTCGAGTTTGATATAATTAATTAAATAAGTCAATTCTCCAACTCACTTGATTAAAAAAAATTGTCAACTGTTATCATCTAAAATCTTATTAGTGGTATTTCAACACCTTTTAAAGTCGAACTTCCAGAAATGACTTTACACATCCGACGATATCATTATAATGTTTCTGAGCCTTTAAGATAGATTGCAGATATATATTTCAATTATAGTGGTGCCATTTAGATCATTATACATTGAAAGCCCAGGTCAAATTATTCAGATTTAAAAAGAGATTTATATTTGAGGATAGTTCTTGCTGCAGATACAGAAAGTAATCAAGAAAACCAGATCAGATTGGAAATTAAGGGCCAATTCGCCATTCATACACTTAAATGAACAGTCATTCATGTTTTTGAGCTATCTCATTTCATACTTATCCCAATGACCCCTCAAAAAATCTCACACAAAATTTTCTGCTCAATTCACCCCATAAAAACATTGCGGTGCTCCCAAAAAAATTAAACTATATGCTTCTATGAATATGCTCATAGACATACAAACCTACTCATTAAACCTTTAAATGAATGTATTTATAGCAAAATGAATAGGTTTTTGATATAATAAACCCTGTCATCAATACATTAAGTGAATATGTTTATAGGGGGGGAATACATTTATGATGTCATTTAGAAATGAAAAGCTGAAGACTGAAGAAATTCCCATGAATATAGTAAAACTAATTGGCAAAATAAATGAATACAAGGGAAAGCAAAATTTATATTTAAACCAGGCGCCGCAGGTACTGGAAAAGTTAAAAGAAGCAGCAATAGTTCAGAGTACTAAGTCTTCAAATAGTATTGAAGGAATTGTTATTACCGACAAAAGGTTAAAAGAAATAATGAGAGATGATACTATGCCGGAAGATCGTTCTGAAGGTGAAATTGCAGGTTATAGAGATGTATTAAATACTATCCATACTTCTTATGATGCTATTCCCATAAATCCCAATATAATTTTACAATTCCATGGAGATTTATATAAGTTTATCTCGGGGGAAGGGGAAGAGTGGAAAAATCAGGATAATGTAATTGAAGAGGTATTACCAGATGGGGAAAGATATGTTAGATTTAGACCTCTGTCTGCCGCTAAAACTCCCGAAGCTATGGAAGAACTATGTGATCATTTAAATAGAGCTATGAAAGAAGAAACTATCGAGCCGTTAATATTAATAGGATCTTTTGTTTTAGATTTTTTAAGCATTCACCCTTTTAATGATGGAAACGGCAGAATTGCCAGGTTATTGACTTTACTTCTGTTATATAAATATGAATACAAAGTGGGAAGATATATAAGTTTAGAAAACATTATTGAAGAGAGCAAATTAAACTATTATGAATCATTGAAAAAATCTTCAGTCGGCTGGCATGAAGGAAATCATAATCTTTTTATCTGGTTGGATTATTTTTTGGGCACTTTATTAGCAGCATATAAAGAATTTGAAGATAGAGTAGGGCTGATTAGAAGTAAAAGAGGAAATAAAAGTTATAGAGTTGAGCAGGCTATCAAAAGTACATTGGGAACTTTTGAGAAAGAAGATATAAGAAATGCGTGTCCGGATGTTTCCGAATCCACAATTAATAGGGTATTTAGAAAGTTAAAAGAAGAAGGAGTAATTGAATTACTGGGTAAAGGTCGGAATGCAAAGTGGAAAAGATTGGAATAAAACCGAGGTATAATAGGACAATTTTTTAAAGAGTTTGCTTGAGAACCTGGAGGATAAACTCCTCCAGTTTCTTTATTTCCCCCCAAATTATCTCCTTCCGATTTCTGTGTATAATACCCTAATATACTTAATTTATGCTTTCAAGTGGGATATTCTGAATATAGCATTGTGCGGAGATATGAACAGATAGATTTCATATGAATAATTATGGACGATTATATAAATCATCATGTTTATCTACGTTCCTCAAAATAATAATCCCTTCTTTTTCAAACTGCCAGCTAAACCTGTATTGTTTATTAATCCTGGAAGAAAATATATCAGTGCCTCTTATTTTTTCTGTATGGATAGAATTATAAAAAGGATCGTTAATCAATTTCTTCAAACTGGACTGTAATGATTTTTTAATTTCAGGAGGTAAATCCTGAGCTTGTTTTTTAAATCTACTGGTCATTATTAATTTTTTCTTATTGCTCATTTTCTATCTCTTCCATTAATTCTTCTGCAGAAGAAAAAGGTCCACTAACCCTATCATTTTTTATATCTTCATCAGCTTCCTTTTCACCTTCCTGCCACTTTTCATTCCAAAACCAGGCCTGGCTTTTGGGAACAGTTATAACTGGCCTTATTTTTATGCCATCTTTTTCGGGTATAAACTCCAATTTATCTCCTTCTGAAAGATCATATTTTTCAACTATTTCTTTGGGCACCGTAATTTGAGATTTATCTCTTAATTTAACAATAGGATAATCAGCCATTTGTATCATCCTTTCTAAAATTATTATTTTCAGATTTTCTTACTTTATTTAAATTATTATATCACATAATCAATCACAAATTAAACTTTTAACTCCTGTTTTAAGCCATTTTATTTTGTCTGTCTATTTTAATTGCTGAACAAATAAAAAAAGGGTCTCCTTGTCATCAGTTGATAGATATCGCATAAGATCGGGGAAAAATTTCATTGTGAACGAAGCTTTATATCTTACAGTACAACTAAATGAGGTTTTTTACACACCTATTAACCACCCGAAGACAAGAAGATCCAGAAATTTTAACAATCTTATACAGAGCTAACTTCTTTTTGCAGTTCTAGAGCCTGCAGCTGATTTTTGATTTTAGCAAAAGTATCTGATATCTTTTTGCCGCTGTCCACATGCTTTTCCAGTTTATCGCTGATTTCTTCGCTCAATTCCTCTATTTCATCTATTATATCGTCGAGTTTTTTAGCTGCTTTAACATTATTGCTGAATTTCTTTGAAACATCTTTAAAGTTTGTCAGCACTTCCTCAATCTGAGCAGTAACTTCCTGGGAATTCGCCGCCTGCTCCTCCACGCTGGCCCCAAAACCATCGCTGAGTTTTTCAATTTCATCCAGTATACTGTCAAGCTCCCGGCTTGCATCTATGGTATCATCTACCTGATCGGAAACCTCCTCCATGCTGCCCAAAACCTCTTCTACCTGAGCTGACACTTCCTGAGAGTTGGCTGCCTGTTCTTCTACCCCTGCGGAAAAATTATCGTTGGTATCTTCGAGTTCTTCCATAATGCTGTCCAGTTCCTTGCTGGCCCGGGTGGTGTCATTCATCTGTTCAGAAATTTCCTCCATGCTGCTGGAAATTTCCTCAACCTGAGCGGAAACTTCCTCGGAATTGGCGGAAACTTCTTCTACGGAAGCACTTGCCTGCTGGGTCTGGGAGGCCTGATCTTCCATTAGCCTAAGCACTTCTTCCATAGAAGAGTAAACGAGATCAGAATTTTCCGTAATTTCTTTGAAAATCCGGGTCACGCTGCTCACTTCTGCAGAATCATTGTCCAATAAATTTTTAACACTGTCGGCCTGGTTTTTGATAGCCTCAAGAATGCTCTGGATTTCCACTGTGGAATTATTGCTTTTTTCAGCCAGATCTCTTATTTCATCGGCAACTACACTAAATCCCTTTCCAGCCTCTCCTGCTCGCGCTGCTTCTATAGCAGCGTTTAAAGCCAGCAGGTTAGTTTGATCGGTAATTTCTTTGATCGTCTCCGATATTTCATCGACTTTCCTTATTTTCTGATTGAGATTATTCATCTCTCCCAGAGTACTGTCTATCACAGAATTACCGCTCTGAATTAAATCTTTGTTTTCATCCATGCGGTTAACGCATTTTTCAGCACTATTATTGACCTCGGCGGAATTCTCTGCCAGTTCTCCTATAACCGTTGATATTTCTTCCATCTCTCTGGCAATTTCTTCGACCGCTTTAGTAGAATTGTCAAGAGTATCAGTCACTTCCTCTACCGAGGAAAATGCAGTTTCTATCGATGCGTTTATCTCTCTAATCTGGGAGAAACAATCACCCAGCTGTTCCTGTAAATTCTCTGATTCTGAAGCCATCATTTGAGCTGCTTCAGCTATCTCTTCTACAGCTTCTGCAGCGTTATTGGTCACCTCCACCACTTCTTTAACAGAGGCATTGTTATCCTCATTAGCACTGTTAATTTCTCGAATTTTACTAAAACAATTGCTTATTTCAATTCGTAGATCCTCACTTTCCTCTACCATTTCTTGAGAAGTTTGTGCAATCATCTCCACAGCCCGGGTTGATTCGTCCAGAGTATTCTCAACATCCTTCAGAGATTCATCATTTTTTTCGTTGG
Coding sequences within:
- a CDS encoding AbrB/MazE/SpoVT family DNA-binding domain-containing protein produces the protein MADYPIVKLRDKSQITVPKEIVEKYDLSEGDKLEFIPEKDGIKIRPVITVPKSQAWFWNEKWQEGEKEADEDIKNDRVSGPFSSAEELMEEIENEQ
- the xseA gene encoding exodeoxyribonuclease VII large subunit, which encodes MESKAYSVSEVTSYIKNLLTLDETLSHLVVEGELSNFHHHTSGHMYFTLKDDSSRLQSVMFESSNKSLDFEPEDGQQVKATGYVDVYEPRGEYQLYVRKLEKLGAGELYQKYLELKNKLEQEGLFAEERKQELPFLPAKIGLVTSPTGAAIRDILSVLKRRFGPVSVLIAPAHVQGESSEAELIRGIEYLENRDEIDLIIISRGGGSLEDLWSFNSEKLARKIAAADIPIISGVGHETDFTIADFAADVRAATPSAAAELAVQDYIELSGSLERLGERMNSALERRLKEAENRLASIKKRPVWRDPERMLSTAEQKMDNLTHRFARELGDYFQKRCDQISGLAGQLDNLSPLKILSRGYSITRSEDGSPITEVSRVEKGDRLETLLSGGSLESEVKKVREEDDIIE
- a CDS encoding complex I 24 kDa subunit family protein, translated to MAELAELAADESNLIKALQQEQRENNYISDEAIEEISEKFDMAPVEVEGVVSFYTQFKRVKPGKYKIHVCDGTACHIQGSSLVMGWLSDELGIDVDETDDEKLFTLEAVACLGCCSLAPVMSINGKVYGNLTREKTLDIIEDYRQREASENDSEN
- a CDS encoding methyl-accepting chemotaxis protein codes for the protein MRMIESFKSYGPEKQAKLGLFILGGLNILLAVLFAVGIWQTDISQQFLLAPIIFAAVTLFISMQFYNAIKKKFHSGANKIYTMTGDCEKVLDLSDSSFQDIIENNRHLGEEVDRCFKNIKKINQANEKNDESLKDVENTLDESTRAVEMIAQTSQEMVEESEDLRIEISNCFSKIREINSANEDNNASVKEVVEVTNNAAEAVEEIAEAAQMMASESENLQEQLGDCFSQIREINASIETAFSSVEEVTDTLDNSTKAVEEIAREMEEISTVIGELAENSAEVNNSAEKCVNRMDENKDLIQSGNSVIDSTLGEMNNLNQKIRKVDEISETIKEITDQTNLLALNAAIEAARAGEAGKGFSVVADEIRDLAEKSNNSTVEIQSILEAIKNQADSVKNLLDNDSAEVSSVTRIFKEITENSDLVYSSMEEVLRLMEDQASQTQQASASVEEVSANSEEVSAQVEEISSSMEEISEQMNDTTRASKELDSIMEELEDTNDNFSAGVEEQAANSQEVSAQVEEVLGSMEEVSDQVDDTIDASRELDSILDEIEKLSDGFGASVEEQAANSQEVTAQIEEVLTNFKDVSKKFSNNVKAAKKLDDIIDEIEELSEEISDKLEKHVDSGKKISDTFAKIKNQLQALELQKEVSSV
- the xseB gene encoding exodeoxyribonuclease VII small subunit gives rise to the protein MNNDKNNKESAAGISEQLSIDYESEYDLSEDLKFEDALEKLEEIVNELEGEMLSLEESVEKFTIGMKLIQHCQQELNKAEGKVEQVLEEHGELKEIIPYDGLVEDDEE
- a CDS encoding type II toxin-antitoxin system RelE family toxin, encoding MSNKKKLIMTSRFKKQAQDLPPEIKKSLQSSLKKLINDPFYNSIHTEKIRGTDIFSSRINKQYRFSWQFEKEGIIILRNVDKHDDLYNRP
- a CDS encoding NADH-ubiquinone oxidoreductase-F iron-sulfur binding region domain-containing protein, whose translation is MIQRIKVGMATCGIAAGASEVKEKIEEVAPDEEIVEVGCIGHCYAEPLVEIETEEGSIFYEDVEPEKEFIEKMLNLEEENRFEPPSVRQEWEEQYVLGLAGDIDPTSFQEYEENSGFTALKKALEMEPEEIVEEVKTSGLRGRGGGGFPTGMKWDFLASSGEKDKVMICNADEGDPGAFMDRTLMESLPHQVLEGMLIGAYATGANQLFIYCRAEYPLAVERLNIAIEQIEEKGLNNLNGMEVEITVKEGAGAFVCGEETAMIHSLEGKRGNPRYRPPYPTDEGFKGRPTLINNVETFSNIPLLVREGGEQFSQVGTENSTGTKLFALAGDLEYSGLVEVPMGISIHDVVYGIGGAEEGSVKAVQIGGPSGGCIPAEHFDTPVDYDSLTELGAIMGSGGLIVISEGRCMVETARYFLDFTTEESCGKCTFCRVGTKRMLEKLERITNGEGTEKDIQDLDDLGRKIIDGSLCGLGQTAPNPVLTTLKYFRGEYESHVEEDHCPALECDELVEIYLDRDICIECENCIESCPVDAIDEEFQIDDEACTRCNSCIEVCPVDAISRVRKGGKVDVQS
- a CDS encoding Fic family protein — its product is MMSFRNEKLKTEEIPMNIVKLIGKINEYKGKQNLYLNQAPQVLEKLKEAAIVQSTKSSNSIEGIVITDKRLKEIMRDDTMPEDRSEGEIAGYRDVLNTIHTSYDAIPINPNIILQFHGDLYKFISGEGEEWKNQDNVIEEVLPDGERYVRFRPLSAAKTPEAMEELCDHLNRAMKEETIEPLILIGSFVLDFLSIHPFNDGNGRIARLLTLLLLYKYEYKVGRYISLENIIEESKLNYYESLKKSSVGWHEGNHNLFIWLDYFLGTLLAAYKEFEDRVGLIRSKRGNKSYRVEQAIKSTLGTFEKEDIRNACPDVSESTINRVFRKLKEEGVIELLGKGRNAKWKRLE
- the folD gene encoding bifunctional methylenetetrahydrofolate dehydrogenase/methenyltetrahydrofolate cyclohydrolase FolD, with the translated sequence MSNVELIDGKQIASDIREELKGRVQELKEEGRVPGISVVLVGDNPASQTYVNMKDKAAEEIGIYSDKKEVSDDISEQELLGIIDDLNNDDEIDGILVQLPLPDHIDEHKVIESIDPAKDVDGFHPVNTGRLFSGQQDKLRFDPCTPKGIIELIERQGIDIEGKDAVILGRSNIVGKPVAHLLIEKNATITICHSRTDDLAGKASSADILVAAVGRPEFVTEDMVKEGACVIDVGINRVDGELVGDVDFEAVKEKAGPITPVPGGVGPMTIAMLMHNTVKAREHHGV